A section of the Oncorhynchus tshawytscha isolate Ot180627B linkage group LG09, Otsh_v2.0, whole genome shotgun sequence genome encodes:
- the capns1a gene encoding calpain small subunit 1a, which produces MFLAKRLIGGILDVVSNIDPAVFVPSDPPAPRRPLAYAEQNESDEERQFRKVFQQLAGDDMEVSPTELMNILNRIISKHGDLKTDGFSIESCRSMVAVMDCDSTGKLGFHEFKHLWNNIKKWQGVYKTYDTDGSGVIGADELPNAFRAAGFPLNDELFQMIIRRYSDENGNMDFDNCIGCLVRLDAMCRAFKTLDKGNNGTIKVNVQEWLQLTMYS; this is translated from the exons CAATATTGATCCAGCTGTGTTTGTGCCCTCTGACCCA CCCGCACCACGAAGGCCACTTGCGTACGCAGAGCAGAATGAGAGTGACGAGGAAAGACAGTTTCGCAAAGTCTTCCAGCAGTTGGCTGGAGAT GACATGGAGGTGAGCCCAACTGAATTGATGAACATCTTGAACAGAATTATTTCCAAAC ATGGTGACCTGAAGACAGACGGGTTTAGCATTGAGTCCTGCAGGAGCATGGTTGCAGTCATGGAT TGTGACAGTACTGGGAAGCTCGGATTCCATGAGTTCAAACACCTCTGGAACAATATCAAGAAATGGCAG GGTGTGTATAAGACTTATGACACTGATGGCTCTGGGGTTATTGGTGCAGATGAGCTTCCCAATGCTTTCAGGGCGGCAG GCTTTCCCCTCAATGATGAGCTGTTCCAGATGATCATTCGCAGATACAGCGATGAGAATGGGAACATGGATTTTGACAACTGCATTGGCTGCCTTGTGAGACTGGACGCTATGTGCC GTGCCTTCAAAACCTTAGACAAGGGTAACAATGGAACTATCAAGGTCAATGTTCAAGAG tgGCTCCAGTTGACAATGTACTCCTAA